One window of the Streptomyces sp. ITFR-21 genome contains the following:
- the rpsM gene encoding 30S ribosomal protein S13, whose translation MARLSGVDLPREKRVEIALTYVFGIGRSRSQEVLKETGVSPDIRVRDLSEDDLVKLRDYVDANFKTEGDLRREIQADIRRKVEIGCYQGLRHRRGLPVHGQRTHTNARTRKGPRRAIAGKKKPGKK comes from the coding sequence GCGCGTGGAGATCGCCCTCACCTACGTCTTCGGCATCGGGCGCTCCCGCTCCCAGGAAGTGCTGAAGGAAACCGGTGTGAGCCCCGACATCCGCGTCCGCGACCTGTCGGAGGACGACCTCGTCAAGCTCCGCGACTACGTGGACGCCAACTTCAAGACCGAGGGCGACCTCCGTCGTGAGATCCAGGCCGACATCCGCCGCAAGGTGGAGATCGGCTGCTACCAGGGTCTGCGCCACCGCCGGGGCCTGCCGGTCCACGGCCAGCGCACGCACACCAACGCCCGCACCCGCAAGGGCCCGCGTCGCGCCATCGCCGGCAAGAAGAAGCCGGGCAAGAAGTAG
- the rpsK gene encoding 30S ribosomal protein S11, with amino-acid sequence MPPKGRQGAAKKVRRKEKKNVAHGHAHIKSTFNNTIVSITDPAGNVISWASAGHVGFKGSRKSTPFAAQMAAESAARRAQEHGMRKVDVFVKGPGSGRETAIRSLQATGLEVGSIQDVTPTPHNGCRPPKRRRV; translated from the coding sequence ATGCCTCCTAAGGGCCGTCAGGGCGCAGCCAAGAAGGTGCGCCGCAAGGAAAAGAAGAACGTCGCTCACGGGCACGCCCACATCAAGAGCACGTTCAACAACACCATCGTCTCGATCACGGACCCCGCCGGGAACGTGATCTCCTGGGCCTCCGCAGGTCACGTCGGCTTCAAGGGCTCGCGCAAGTCCACCCCCTTCGCCGCGCAGATGGCCGCCGAGTCGGCCGCCCGCCGGGCGCAGGAGCACGGCATGCGCAAGGTGGACGTCTTCGTGAAGGGCCCCGGCTCCGGCCGGGAGACCGCGATCCGCTCCCTCCAGGCCACCGGCCTGGAGGTCGGCTCGATCCAGGACGTCACCCCGACCCCGCACAACGGCTGCCGCCCGCCGAAGCGCCGCCGCGTCTGA
- the rpsD gene encoding 30S ribosomal protein S4 — protein MARYTGADCKRCRREKQKLFLKGAKCESAKCPIEIRPYPPGEHGRGRTKDSEYLLQLREKQKCARIYGVLEKQFVNYYKEANQKTGKTGENLLRILETRLDNVVYRAGFAKSRDHARQLVRHGHITVNGRKNDIPSARVAVNDIVEVRESSRNLTPFAVAQGEAGDKTVPAWLEANAGKLRILVHSMPERQVIDTQVQEQLIVELYSK, from the coding sequence ATGGCGCGATACACCGGGGCCGACTGCAAGCGTTGCCGTCGGGAGAAGCAGAAGCTCTTCCTCAAGGGAGCGAAGTGCGAGAGCGCGAAGTGCCCGATCGAGATCCGTCCTTACCCCCCGGGTGAGCACGGACGCGGGCGCACCAAGGACAGCGAGTACCTGCTTCAGCTGCGGGAGAAGCAGAAGTGCGCGCGGATCTACGGTGTCCTCGAGAAGCAGTTCGTGAACTACTACAAGGAGGCGAACCAGAAGACCGGCAAGACCGGTGAGAACCTTCTGCGCATCCTTGAGACCCGCCTCGACAACGTGGTGTACCGGGCCGGCTTCGCCAAGTCCCGCGACCACGCCCGTCAGCTGGTCCGGCACGGCCACATCACCGTCAACGGCCGCAAGAACGACATCCCGTCGGCGCGGGTGGCCGTGAACGACATCGTCGAGGTCCGCGAGTCGTCCCGGAACCTGACCCCGTTCGCGGTGGCGCAGGGCGAGGCCGGCGACAAGACCGTGCCGGCGTGGCTCGAGGCCAACGCGGGCAAGCTGCGGATCCTCGTGCACAGCATGCCCGAGCGCCAGGTGATCGACACCCAGGTGCAGGAGCAGCTGATCGTCGAGCTCTACTCGAAGTAA
- a CDS encoding DNA-directed RNA polymerase subunit alpha, whose product MLIAQRPSLTEEVVDEFRSRFVIEPLEPGFGYTLGNSLRRTLLSSIPGAAVTSIRVDGVLHEFTTVPGVKEDVTDVILNIKQLVVSSEHDEPVVMYLRKQGPGVVTAADIAPPAGVEVHNPDLVLATLNAKGKLEMELTVERGRGYVSAVQNKQQGQEIGRIPVDSIYSPVLKVTYKVEATRVEQRTDFDKLIVDVETKQAMRPRDAMASAGKTLVELFGLARELNVDAEGIDMGPSPTDAALAADLALPIEELELTVRSYNCLKREGIHSVGELVARSEADLLDIRNFGAKSIDEVKAKLAGMGLALKDSPPGFDPTAAADAFGADDDVDAGFVETEQY is encoded by the coding sequence ATGCTGATCGCTCAGCGTCCCTCGTTGACCGAAGAGGTCGTCGACGAGTTCCGCTCCCGGTTCGTGATCGAACCGCTGGAGCCGGGCTTCGGCTACACCCTCGGCAACTCCCTGCGGCGCACTCTGCTGTCCTCCATCCCGGGCGCGGCCGTCACCTCGATCCGGGTCGACGGGGTCCTGCACGAGTTCACCACCGTGCCGGGCGTCAAGGAGGACGTCACCGACGTCATCCTCAACATCAAGCAGCTCGTCGTCTCCTCGGAGCACGACGAGCCGGTCGTGATGTACCTGCGCAAGCAGGGCCCGGGTGTCGTCACCGCCGCGGACATCGCGCCGCCGGCCGGTGTCGAGGTGCACAACCCCGACCTGGTGCTGGCCACCCTGAACGCCAAGGGCAAGCTGGAGATGGAGCTGACCGTCGAGCGCGGTCGCGGCTACGTCTCGGCGGTGCAGAACAAGCAGCAGGGCCAGGAGATCGGCCGGATCCCGGTCGACTCGATCTACAGCCCGGTGCTCAAGGTCACGTACAAGGTCGAGGCGACCCGTGTCGAGCAGCGCACCGACTTCGACAAGCTGATCGTCGACGTCGAGACCAAGCAGGCGATGCGCCCGCGTGACGCCATGGCGTCGGCGGGCAAGACGCTGGTGGAGCTGTTCGGCCTGGCCCGCGAGCTGAACGTCGACGCCGAGGGCATCGACATGGGCCCGTCCCCCACGGACGCCGCCCTGGCCGCGGACCTGGCGCTGCCGATCGAGGAACTGGAGCTCACCGTCCGCTCCTACAACTGCCTCAAGCGCGAGGGCATCCACTCCGTGGGTGAGCTCGTCGCCCGCTCCGAGGCGGACCTGCTCGACATCCGCAACTTCGGCGCGAAGTCGATCGACGAGGTCAAGGCGAAGCTCGCCGGTATGGGCCTGGCCCTCAAGGACAGCCCCCCCGGATTCGACCCCACCGCCGCGGCGGACGCCTTCGGCGCCGACGACGACGTGGACGCGGGCTTCGTGGAGACCGAGCAGTACTGA
- the rplQ gene encoding 50S ribosomal protein L17, translating to MPQPAKGARLGGGAAHEKLLLANLAKSLFEHGRIKTTEAKARRLRPVAERLITKAKKGDIHNRRQVLQTITDKGVVHALFTDIAPRYENRPGGYTRITKIGPRRGDNAPMAIIELVEALTVAQQATGEAEAATKRSAKDRAGDEALAEVKKDDAPAEDAPAADAEPADAAPAAADEESKDA from the coding sequence ATGCCTCAGCCCGCAAAGGGTGCCCGCCTCGGTGGCGGCGCCGCGCACGAGAAGCTGCTGCTCGCGAACCTCGCGAAGTCGCTCTTCGAGCACGGCCGGATCAAGACCACCGAGGCCAAGGCGCGCCGGCTGCGTCCGGTCGCGGAGCGGCTGATCACGAAGGCGAAGAAGGGCGACATCCACAACCGTCGCCAGGTACTGCAGACGATCACGGACAAGGGCGTGGTCCACGCGCTCTTCACCGACATCGCGCCGCGCTACGAGAACCGTCCGGGCGGCTACACCCGGATCACCAAGATCGGTCCCCGTCGCGGCGACAACGCCCCGATGGCGATCATCGAACTGGTCGAGGCGCTGACCGTGGCCCAGCAGGCCACCGGTGAGGCCGAAGCCGCCACCAAGCGGTCCGCCAAGGACCGCGCCGGCGACGAGGCCCTGGCCGAGGTGAAGAAGGACGACGCCCCGGCCGAGGACGCTCCCGCCGCGGACGCCGAGCCCGCGGACGCCGCCCCGGCCGCCGCGGACGAGGAGTCCAAGGACGCCTGA
- the truA gene encoding tRNA pseudouridine(38-40) synthase TruA has translation MSDDPAPGFVRVRLDLAYDGAEFSGWAKQRARRTVQGELESAIATVLRLAEPVELTVAGRTDAGVHARGQVAHVDLPAEVWAAEQDRLRRRLAGRLPWDVRVWSAVRAPAGFNARFSAVWRRYAYRVGDHPGGVDPLLRGHVLWHDRPVDVAAMNAAAELLLGEHDFAAYCKKREGATTIRTLLDLRWERTADGLAVATVRADAFCHNMVRALVGAMILVGDGHRPVGFPGEVLAGRERHSAVNVLRPHGLTLEEVGYPADGLLAARSREARNKRTLPGCL, from the coding sequence GTGAGCGACGACCCGGCACCCGGTTTCGTACGGGTACGGCTCGACCTGGCCTATGACGGGGCGGAGTTCTCCGGGTGGGCCAAGCAGCGCGCCCGCCGGACGGTGCAGGGGGAGCTGGAGTCGGCGATCGCGACGGTGCTGCGGCTCGCCGAGCCGGTGGAGCTGACGGTGGCCGGCCGCACCGACGCCGGGGTGCACGCCCGCGGCCAGGTGGCGCACGTGGACCTGCCGGCCGAGGTGTGGGCCGCCGAGCAGGACAGGCTGCGACGCCGGCTGGCCGGACGGCTGCCCTGGGACGTACGGGTGTGGAGCGCGGTCCGCGCGCCGGCCGGCTTCAACGCCCGGTTCTCGGCGGTCTGGCGGCGTTACGCGTACCGGGTCGGCGACCACCCGGGCGGGGTCGACCCGCTGCTGCGGGGGCACGTGCTGTGGCACGACCGGCCGGTGGACGTGGCCGCCATGAACGCCGCCGCCGAGCTGCTGCTCGGCGAGCACGACTTCGCCGCGTACTGCAAGAAGCGGGAGGGCGCGACCACCATCCGCACCCTGCTCGACCTGCGCTGGGAGCGGACCGCCGACGGGCTCGCGGTGGCGACGGTACGGGCCGACGCCTTCTGCCACAACATGGTGCGGGCGCTGGTCGGGGCGATGATCCTGGTCGGCGACGGGCACAGGCCGGTCGGCTTCCCCGGCGAGGTGCTGGCGGGCAGGGAGCGGCACTCGGCCGTCAACGTGCTGCGCCCGCACGGCCTCACTCTTGAGGAGGTCGGTTACCCGGCGGACGGGCTGCTGGCCGCGCGCAGCCGGGAGGCCCGCAACAAGCGGACGCTGCCCGGCTGCCTGTAG
- a CDS encoding ABC-F family ATP-binding cassette domain-containing protein, whose protein sequence is MGHVEAAHIEYYLPDGRALLGDVSFRVGDGAVTALVGPNGAGKTTLLRLIAGELKPHAGTVTVSGGLGVMRQFVGSVRDDRTVRDLLVSVAHPRIQAAAKAVDVAELAMMAQDDEPAQMAYATALGEWAEARGYEAETLWDMCTTAALGAPYERAQWREVKTLSGGEQKRLVLEALLRGPDEVLLLDEPDNYLDVPGKRWLEEQLAQTRKTVLFVSHDRELLARSAERIVSVETGAAGSTTWVHGGGFGTFHEARKERFARFEELRRRWEEEHAKIRAMVLRLRQQAAISPDMASRYHAAQTRLRRFEDAGPPPEPPREQDIRMRLKGGRTGVRAVTCHQLELTGLMRPFDLEVFYGERVAVLGSNGSGKSHFLRLLAGDPSVAHTGTYKLGARVVVGHFAQTHAHPELMGRTLVDILWGEHAHDRGRAMSVLRRYELERQGDQPFDKLSGGQQARFQILLMELAGTTALLLDEPTDNLDLESAEALQEGLESYDGTVLAVTHDRWFARSFDRFLVFGSDGLVRESPEPVWDERRVDRTR, encoded by the coding sequence ATGGGACATGTGGAAGCAGCGCACATCGAGTACTACCTGCCGGACGGGCGGGCGCTGCTCGGCGACGTCTCGTTCCGGGTCGGCGACGGCGCGGTGACGGCCCTGGTCGGGCCGAACGGTGCCGGCAAGACCACCCTGCTGCGGCTGATCGCCGGCGAGCTGAAACCGCACGCCGGCACCGTCACGGTCAGCGGCGGCCTCGGGGTGATGCGGCAGTTCGTCGGCAGCGTCCGCGACGACCGCACCGTCCGCGACCTGCTGGTGTCGGTGGCCCACCCGCGGATCCAGGCCGCCGCCAAGGCCGTCGACGTCGCCGAGCTGGCGATGATGGCGCAGGACGACGAGCCCGCGCAGATGGCGTACGCGACCGCGCTCGGCGAATGGGCGGAGGCGCGCGGCTACGAGGCCGAGACGCTCTGGGACATGTGCACCACGGCCGCGCTCGGCGCGCCGTACGAACGGGCGCAGTGGCGCGAGGTCAAGACGCTCTCCGGCGGCGAGCAGAAGCGGCTGGTGCTGGAGGCGCTGCTGCGCGGCCCCGACGAGGTGCTGCTGCTGGACGAGCCGGACAACTACCTGGACGTCCCCGGCAAGCGCTGGCTGGAGGAGCAGCTCGCGCAGACCAGGAAGACGGTGCTGTTCGTCAGCCACGACCGTGAGCTGCTGGCCCGCAGCGCCGAGCGGATCGTGAGCGTGGAGACCGGCGCGGCCGGCTCCACGACCTGGGTGCACGGCGGCGGCTTCGGCACCTTCCACGAGGCGCGCAAGGAGCGGTTCGCCCGCTTCGAGGAACTGCGCCGCCGCTGGGAGGAGGAGCACGCCAAGATCAGGGCGATGGTGCTGAGACTGCGTCAGCAGGCCGCCATCAGCCCTGACATGGCCTCCCGCTATCACGCCGCCCAGACCCGGCTGCGCCGCTTCGAGGACGCCGGACCGCCGCCGGAGCCGCCGCGCGAGCAGGACATCAGGATGCGGCTCAAGGGCGGCCGTACCGGAGTACGGGCGGTGACCTGCCACCAGCTGGAGCTGACCGGCCTGATGAGGCCGTTCGACCTGGAGGTCTTCTACGGCGAGCGGGTCGCGGTGCTCGGCTCCAACGGCTCTGGCAAGTCGCACTTCCTGCGGCTGCTGGCCGGTGACCCGAGCGTGGCGCACACCGGCACGTACAAGCTGGGCGCGCGGGTCGTGGTCGGGCACTTCGCCCAGACGCACGCGCACCCGGAGCTGATGGGCCGGACCCTGGTGGACATCCTGTGGGGCGAGCACGCGCACGACCGCGGGCGGGCGATGTCCGTACTGCGCCGCTACGAACTGGAGCGGCAGGGCGACCAGCCGTTCGACAAGCTCTCCGGCGGGCAGCAGGCGCGGTTCCAGATCCTGCTGATGGAGCTGGCCGGCACGACGGCGCTGCTGCTGGACGAGCCGACCGACAACCTCGACCTGGAGAGCGCGGAGGCCCTCCAGGAGGGCCTGGAGTCCTACGACGGCACGGTGCTGGCGGTCACCCACGACCGCTGGTTCGCCCGGTCCTTCGACCGGTTCCTCGTCTTCGGCTCCGACGGTCTCGTCCGCGAGAGCCCGGAACCGGTCTGGGACGAGCGCCGCGTCGACCGCACCCGCTGA
- the rplM gene encoding 50S ribosomal protein L13, whose protein sequence is MRTFSPKPGDVTRQWHVIDARDVVLGRLATQAATLLRGKHKPIYAPHVDTGDFVIIINADKVHLTGNKKTQKMAYRHSGYPGGLRSVRYDELLDKHPEKAVEKAVKGMLPKNTLGRQMLTKLKVYSGDQHPHSAQQPVPFEITQVAQ, encoded by the coding sequence GTGCGTACGTTCAGCCCCAAGCCCGGCGACGTTACTCGCCAGTGGCACGTCATCGACGCCCGGGATGTCGTCCTGGGCCGTCTGGCGACCCAGGCCGCGACCCTTCTGCGGGGCAAGCACAAGCCCATCTACGCCCCGCACGTCGACACCGGTGACTTCGTCATCATCATCAACGCCGACAAGGTTCACCTGACCGGCAACAAGAAGACCCAGAAGATGGCCTACCGCCACTCCGGCTACCCGGGCGGCCTGCGCTCCGTGCGCTACGACGAGCTGCTGGACAAGCACCCGGAGAAGGCCGTCGAGAAGGCCGTCAAGGGCATGCTCCCCAAGAACACCCTGGGCCGTCAGATGCTCACCAAGCTCAAGGTCTACTCGGGTGACCAGCACCCGCACTCGGCCCAGCAGCCGGTGCCGTTCGAGATCACCCAGGTCGCGCAGTAG
- the rpsI gene encoding 30S ribosomal protein S9, which translates to MAETTAETVLEGDESYGEITTFESEAVESEYTSESLASRFGDPQPAAGTGRRKQSIARVRIIPGSGKWKINGRTLEGYFPNKVHQQEVNEPFKVLELDGRYDVVARISGGGISGQAGALRLGVARALNEADVDNNRGPLKKAGFLTRDDRAVERKKAGLKKARKAPQFSKR; encoded by the coding sequence GTGGCTGAGACCACTGCCGAGACCGTTCTCGAGGGCGACGAGTCCTACGGCGAGATCACGACCTTCGAGTCGGAGGCCGTCGAGTCGGAGTACACCTCCGAGTCGCTCGCCTCCCGCTTCGGCGACCCGCAGCCGGCCGCCGGCACCGGCCGCCGCAAGCAGTCCATCGCCCGCGTCCGGATCATCCCGGGCAGCGGCAAGTGGAAGATCAACGGCCGCACCCTTGAGGGCTACTTCCCGAACAAGGTGCACCAGCAGGAAGTCAACGAGCCGTTCAAGGTGCTGGAGCTCGACGGCCGCTACGACGTCGTCGCCCGTATCAGCGGTGGCGGCATCTCCGGCCAGGCCGGCGCGCTGCGCCTGGGCGTGGCCCGCGCGCTCAACGAGGCGGACGTGGACAACAACCGCGGCCCGCTGAAGAAGGCCGGCTTCCTGACCCGCGACGACCGTGCGGTCGAGCGGAAGAAGGCCGGTCTGAAGAAGGCCCGCAAGGCGCCGCAGTTCAGCAAGCGCTGA
- the glmM gene encoding phosphoglucosamine mutase, which translates to MGRLFGTDGVRGMANADLTAELALGLSVAAAHVLGEAGGFEGHRPVAVVGRDPRASGEFLEAAVVAGLASAGVDVLRVGVLPTPAVAYLTGALGADLGVMLSASHNAMPDNGVKFLARGGHKLDDELEERIEAVYEEHRTGAPWNRPTGAGVGRVRDYHEGFDQYVAHLIGVLPNRLDGLKVVLDEAHGAASWVSPEAFSRAGAEVVTIGAQPDGLNINDGCGSTHLELLKAAVVEHGADFGIAHDGDADRCLAVDAAGEEVDGDQILAVLAVALRERGGLRENTVVATVMSNLGFKLAMEAEGIELVQTAVGDRYVLEAMKEHGYALGGEQSGHVIVLDHATTGDGTLTGLLLAARVAETGRPLADLATVMRRLPQVLVNVPDVDRSRVESAPELAAAVAEAESELGSTGRVLLRSSGTEPLVRVMVEAADIDHARTVAGRLADVVKSALG; encoded by the coding sequence GTGGGACGACTCTTCGGCACCGACGGGGTACGCGGCATGGCCAACGCCGACCTCACCGCCGAGCTGGCGCTCGGCCTGTCCGTCGCGGCGGCACACGTGCTGGGCGAGGCGGGCGGCTTCGAGGGGCACCGGCCGGTGGCCGTGGTCGGCCGCGACCCGCGGGCGTCCGGCGAGTTCCTGGAGGCCGCGGTGGTGGCGGGCCTGGCCAGCGCGGGCGTGGACGTGCTGCGGGTCGGGGTGCTGCCCACCCCGGCGGTGGCGTACCTCACCGGCGCGCTGGGCGCCGATCTCGGGGTGATGCTGTCCGCCAGTCACAACGCCATGCCGGACAACGGTGTCAAGTTCCTGGCCCGCGGCGGCCACAAACTGGACGACGAGCTGGAGGAGCGGATCGAGGCGGTCTACGAGGAGCACCGCACGGGCGCTCCCTGGAACCGCCCCACCGGCGCCGGCGTCGGCCGGGTCCGTGACTACCACGAGGGCTTCGACCAGTACGTGGCCCACCTGATCGGAGTGCTGCCGAACCGGCTCGACGGACTGAAGGTGGTCCTGGACGAGGCGCACGGCGCGGCCTCCTGGGTGTCGCCCGAGGCGTTCTCCCGGGCCGGTGCCGAGGTCGTCACGATCGGCGCCCAGCCCGACGGCCTCAACATCAACGACGGCTGTGGCTCCACCCACCTGGAACTGCTCAAGGCCGCCGTGGTCGAGCACGGCGCCGACTTCGGCATCGCCCACGACGGCGACGCCGACCGCTGCCTGGCGGTGGACGCGGCGGGCGAGGAGGTCGACGGCGACCAGATCCTGGCCGTCCTGGCGGTGGCGCTGCGCGAGCGCGGCGGGCTGCGGGAGAACACCGTGGTCGCCACCGTGATGTCCAACCTCGGCTTCAAGCTGGCGATGGAGGCCGAGGGCATCGAACTGGTGCAGACCGCGGTCGGCGACCGCTACGTGCTGGAGGCGATGAAGGAGCACGGCTACGCGCTCGGCGGCGAGCAGTCCGGGCACGTCATCGTGCTGGACCACGCCACGACCGGCGACGGCACGCTGACCGGGCTGCTGCTGGCGGCCCGGGTCGCCGAGACCGGCCGTCCGCTGGCGGACCTCGCGACCGTCATGCGGCGGCTGCCGCAGGTGCTGGTCAACGTGCCGGACGTGGACAGGAGCCGGGTCGAGTCGGCGCCCGAGCTGGCGGCGGCGGTCGCCGAGGCGGAGAGCGAGCTGGGGTCCACCGGGCGGGTGCTGCTGCGCTCCTCGGGCACCGAACCACTCGTACGGGTGATGGTGGAGGCGGCCGACATCGACCACGCCCGGACGGTGGCGGGCCGGCTGGCGGACGTGGTGAAGTCGGCGCTCGGCTGA
- the coaA gene encoding type I pantothenate kinase: MPTTPAPTSPYVDLTREQWRGLRDRTPLSLTAAEVERLRGLGDVVDLEEVVDVYLPLARLLNLYIAAHSGLRGALNTFLGDLADGGQSTQPGTPFVIGVAGSVAVGKSTTARLLQALLALPRAPSGGAARPEPPRRVELVTTDGFLLPNAELTRRGLMSRKGFPESYDRRALTRFVADVKSGKPEVTAPVYSHLSYDIVPGERLAVRRPDVLIVEGLNVLQPALPGSDGRTRIGLADHFDFSVYVDARTEDIERWYLDRFRKLRATAFQDPGSYFRRFTEVSETEALEFAQLVWHTVNRPNLEENVLPTRSRATLVLRKGPQHRVRRLSLRKL; encoded by the coding sequence GTGCCGACGACACCCGCCCCCACCAGCCCGTACGTCGACCTCACCCGTGAGCAGTGGCGCGGGCTGCGCGACCGCACCCCGCTGTCGCTGACCGCCGCCGAGGTCGAGCGGCTGCGCGGGCTGGGCGACGTGGTGGACCTGGAGGAGGTGGTGGACGTCTACCTGCCGCTGGCCCGGCTGCTGAACCTCTACATAGCGGCCCACAGCGGGCTGCGCGGCGCCCTCAACACCTTCCTCGGCGACCTCGCGGACGGCGGCCAGAGCACCCAGCCCGGCACGCCCTTCGTCATCGGGGTGGCCGGCAGCGTCGCGGTCGGCAAGTCCACCACCGCCCGCCTCCTCCAGGCCCTGCTCGCCCTTCCCCGAGCGCCCTCCGGCGGCGCCGCCCGGCCCGAGCCGCCCCGCAGGGTCGAACTCGTCACCACCGACGGCTTCCTGCTGCCCAACGCCGAGCTGACCCGGCGCGGCCTGATGTCCCGCAAGGGCTTCCCCGAGTCCTACGACCGCCGCGCGCTGACCCGCTTCGTCGCCGACGTCAAGTCCGGAAAGCCCGAGGTCACCGCGCCGGTGTACTCCCACCTGAGCTACGACATCGTGCCCGGCGAGCGGCTCGCCGTCCGCCGCCCCGACGTGCTCATCGTGGAGGGGCTCAACGTGCTGCAACCGGCGCTGCCGGGCAGCGACGGCCGGACCAGGATCGGCCTCGCCGACCACTTCGACTTCAGCGTGTACGTGGACGCCAGGACCGAGGACATCGAGCGGTGGTACCTCGACCGGTTCCGCAAGCTGCGCGCGACCGCGTTCCAGGATCCCGGATCGTACTTCCGCAGGTTCACCGAGGTGTCGGAGACCGAGGCGCTGGAGTTCGCCCAGCTGGTCTGGCACACCGTCAACCGGCCCAACCTGGAGGAGAACGTGCTGCCGACCCGCAGCCGGGCGACGCTGGTGCTCCGCAAGGGGCCGCAGCACCGGGTGCGGCGGCTGAGCCTGCGCAAGCTGTAG
- a CDS encoding holo-ACP synthase yields MIVGVGIDVAGIDRFEAALTRTPGMAERLFTPAELCLPSGERRGLASLAARFAAKEALAKSLGAPPGLHWLDAEITTTPSGQPLLTVRGTVARRAAVLGVTNWHVSLSHDAGIASAVVIAES; encoded by the coding sequence ATGATCGTAGGAGTCGGGATCGACGTGGCCGGGATCGACCGCTTCGAGGCGGCCCTCACCCGCACCCCCGGTATGGCCGAACGCCTCTTCACCCCCGCCGAACTGTGCCTGCCCAGCGGTGAACGCCGCGGCCTCGCCTCCCTGGCCGCCCGCTTCGCCGCCAAGGAGGCCCTTGCCAAGTCCCTCGGCGCGCCGCCCGGCCTGCACTGGCTCGACGCCGAGATCACCACCACCCCCTCGGGGCAGCCCCTGCTCACCGTCCGCGGCACCGTCGCCCGCCGCGCCGCCGTCCTCGGCGTCACCAACTGGCACGTCTCCCTCAGCCACGACGCGGGCATCGCCTCCGCGGTGGTGATCGCGGAGAGCTGA